In Sulfuriferula plumbiphila, the genomic window CTGAATGCCGGTGGCCTCCTCCAGCGGATTGAGGTCTTCACGCTGTATATTCTCGATCAAAGCCATCGCCAGCGCCGCTTCGTCCGGCACCACCTTCACCACCGCCGGCACTGCGCTCATGCCGGCCAGCTGGGCGGCGCGCCAGCGTCGCTCGCCAGCGATGATTTCATAGCGCTCAGGACCCACCTCACGCACCAGAATCGGCTGCATCAGACCCTGTGCCTTGATCGAGTCCGCCAATTCCCGCAACGAGGCCTCGTCCATCCGGGTGCGCGGCTGGTATTTCCCGGGTTGCAGCTGAGTCACCGCTAAACTGCGCAACTCACCCTGCGTAGCGGGCGCATCTTCTCCACCCAGCAAGGCATCCAGCCCGCGCCCCAAACCTTTTAATTTCGCCATGGATTAATCCTCTTCTTTTGAGCTGGTGTGCGCTTACTTTAAATCAATGCTGCGCTGCAGAATCTCTGCTGCGAGACCATGATAAGCCAGCGCACCCCTGGAATTGCGGTCGTACGACAATACCGGGCGGCCATGACTGGGCGCTTCAGCCAGCCGTATGTTGCGCGGGATCACGGTATCGTAAACCTTGCTGCCGAAATGCTGCTTGAGTTGATCTGAAACCTGCTGGGCAAGCGTATTGCGCGGATCGAACATGGTGCGCAGCAAGCCTTCTATTTCCAGCCGCGGGTTGAGGTTGGCGCGTACTTTTTTAATTGTATTGACCAGATCGGACAGGCCCTCCAGCGCGTAATATTCGCATTGCATGGGAATCATCACCGCGTCAGCGGCAGTTAGTCCGTTCACCGTGAGCAGGTTAAGCGCCGGCGGACAATCAATCAATACGTAGTCATATTCCACCGTCACTGCCGACAGGGCTTTTTTGAGCCGGATCTCGCGCTGCGGCTGATCCACCAACTCCACCTCGGCACCCGCCAGTTCGCGGTTGGCCGGCAACAAGTCAAACTTGCCGCTGTCGGAATGCTGGCGCACCTCCGGCAAAGGCGCCAGCTCCAGCAATACATGGTATACGGTATGGCGCAGGCTGCGCTTATCCACACCGCAGCCCATGGTGGCGTTGCCCTGCGGGTCCAGGTCTACCAGCAGAACACGCTGCCCTAGCGCAGCCAGACTTGCGGCCAGATTGACGGCTGAGGTGGTCTTGCCTACCCCGCCTTTTTGATTGGTTACTGCCAGAATTTTTGCCATTACACCGCTTTCAGGATAATCAGATGACGCTGCGCATCCAGCCCGGGCACAGTCAATGGCACGACCCGCTCCACTTCGACTCCGGCCGGCAATTGTGCCAGCTCCTCGTCCGGGCGCACCCCCTTCATGGCATACCAGCGCCCCGCCGTAGCCAATAAGAGATGCGTGCAGGCTATGAATTCTCCAACCCCGGCAAACGCCCTGGAGATCACGCCATCAAACTTTTGTCCAGACTTGATCTCCTCTACCCGCCCGGAAGCTACCCGCACGTTGCTCAAACCCAATTCAATCACCGCCTGTTGCTGAAAGCTGGACTTTTTGTGGTTGCTATCTGACAGTGTGATTTCCCAGTCCGGGCGGGCAATGGCCAATGGGATGCCCGGCAAACCCGCACCGCTACCCACATCCAGCAAGCGGTTGACGCGAACATGCGGCAACACTGCGAGGCTATCCAGCAGATGGTGCGTCAGTATTTTTTGCGGATCGCGCAGCGCGGTCAGGTTATGCACGCGATTCCACTTCTGGATCAGGCCAAGGTATTGCATCAGCCTGACCAGCTGCTTTCCATCCAGCGCCAGCCCCAGCGAGCTGGCGCCCGCCTCCAGTTGCTGGTGCGGAGTCATGCGTAATTTTTATGTTGCGTAGCGGAGCCGGTCCGTTTCAAGTGCACCAGCAACACCGAAATTGCCGCCGGGGTTATCCCGGAAATGCGCGAGGCATGTCCTAAGGTTTCCGGCTTGTGGCGGTTGAGTTTTTGCTGCGCTTCCACCGACAAACCACGCACCGTGCTGTAATCCAATTCAGCCGGCAATTGCAGGCTTTCCTGGGCGCGACCGCGTTCGATTTCATCATGCTGGCGATCAATATAACCCTGATATTTGGCCTGAATTTCTACCTGTTCAGCCACTTGCTGGTCACTCACAGCGGGGCCCGCACCGGGCAAGCTCAATACACCCGCGTAATTTACATCAGGGCGGCGTAACAACTCGTAGAGATTGTATTCATGCTCTATCGGCTTGCCGAGAACGCGCAG contains:
- the rsmG gene encoding 16S rRNA (guanine(527)-N(7))-methyltransferase RsmG; protein product: MTPHQQLEAGASSLGLALDGKQLVRLMQYLGLIQKWNRVHNLTALRDPQKILTHHLLDSLAVLPHVRVNRLLDVGSGAGLPGIPLAIARPDWEITLSDSNHKKSSFQQQAVIELGLSNVRVASGRVEEIKSGQKFDGVISRAFAGVGEFIACTHLLLATAGRWYAMKGVRPDEELAQLPAGVEVERVVPLTVPGLDAQRHLIILKAV
- a CDS encoding ParA family protein, with protein sequence MAKILAVTNQKGGVGKTTSAVNLAASLAALGQRVLLVDLDPQGNATMGCGVDKRSLRHTVYHVLLELAPLPEVRQHSDSGKFDLLPANRELAGAEVELVDQPQREIRLKKALSAVTVEYDYVLIDCPPALNLLTVNGLTAADAVMIPMQCEYYALEGLSDLVNTIKKVRANLNPRLEIEGLLRTMFDPRNTLAQQVSDQLKQHFGSKVYDTVIPRNIRLAEAPSHGRPVLSYDRNSRGALAYHGLAAEILQRSIDLK